The following proteins come from a genomic window of Paenibacillus sp. CAA11:
- a CDS encoding HAMP domain-containing sensor histidine kinase: MKSTGIYKALVRHYVIFSFILGLVFTLIYLLLYLTSNEIKTNAVEHIQASSLVRPDYRQIDAAEVKAFGGWVEVLDESHRVVFTSGHKQDGPNQYTDPELYELFYDNASATESKGTYRSLAPLRTEDGRSYLLLVQIPGGYFEKSPQLVAANEQQVSRLTSLSLRGLLLFLLIFALNVWLYSRWTAKKITRPLAEISTGIREVAQRKYRKRLHFKSYVEFEQIQQSFNEMAERLEASEAARKELEQSQKRMLLDISHDLKTPITTIQGYAEALQLQLVEDEPMRERYIRMIYDKSRIIARMVSAFFDWAKLDSPGLTLRSQPGDIAEFMRALVAEWYEAFEQKGLRLDVSIPEQKIELPFDRNLLYRAVANLLSNAVQYNSAGTEVSVGLSKEPDRRWVRLWVADQGSGIPEELQATIFEPFVRGDLSRRSDGGTGLGLSIARHIAEEHGGELRLDTGKGWTRFEILLPE; encoded by the coding sequence AGGCCAGCTCACTTGTCCGGCCTGATTACCGTCAGATAGATGCTGCCGAGGTCAAAGCCTTCGGCGGATGGGTTGAGGTGCTGGATGAGTCGCACCGGGTCGTATTCACCTCGGGGCATAAGCAGGACGGACCTAACCAATATACAGACCCAGAACTGTACGAGCTGTTTTATGACAATGCTTCAGCAACCGAGAGCAAAGGGACGTACCGTTCATTAGCTCCACTGCGGACAGAGGACGGTCGCAGCTATCTGCTGCTCGTCCAGATTCCCGGCGGCTATTTCGAGAAAAGCCCGCAGCTGGTCGCGGCGAATGAGCAGCAGGTCTCAAGGCTTACGTCCCTTAGCCTGCGCGGCCTGCTCCTGTTCCTCCTGATCTTTGCGCTGAACGTCTGGCTGTACAGCCGCTGGACCGCCAAGAAGATCACCCGGCCGCTCGCAGAAATCTCGACCGGCATTCGTGAGGTTGCGCAGCGGAAATATCGCAAACGTCTGCATTTCAAATCCTACGTTGAATTCGAGCAGATTCAGCAGTCCTTCAATGAAATGGCAGAGCGCCTAGAGGCCTCCGAGGCGGCGAGGAAGGAATTGGAGCAGAGTCAGAAGCGGATGCTGCTGGATATCTCGCATGATCTGAAGACGCCGATTACTACGATTCAAGGCTATGCCGAAGCTCTCCAGCTTCAGCTGGTGGAGGATGAGCCTATGAGGGAACGATATATCCGGATGATTTATGACAAGTCACGGATCATCGCCCGGATGGTGAGTGCCTTCTTTGACTGGGCGAAGCTGGATAGCCCGGGCCTGACGCTGCGCAGCCAGCCCGGCGATATCGCTGAGTTCATGCGAGCCCTGGTGGCCGAATGGTATGAAGCCTTCGAGCAGAAGGGCTTAAGGCTCGATGTTAGCATCCCGGAGCAGAAGATCGAATTGCCCTTTGACCGAAACCTGCTGTACCGGGCGGTGGCCAATCTTCTGTCCAATGCCGTCCAATACAATTCCGCCGGAACCGAAGTCTCCGTCGGTCTCAGCAAAGAGCCGGACAGGCGCTGGGTCCGGCTGTGGGTCGCGGACCAGGGAAGCGGAATTCCCGAAGAGCTGCAGGCTACGATCTTCGAGCCCTTCGTGCGGGGGGATCTATCCCGCCGAAGCGATGGCGGTACCGGCCTGGGGCTGTCCATAGCCAGGCATATTGCCGAAGAGCATGGCGGAGAGCTACGGCTTGACACGGGCAAGGGCTGGACCCGGTTTGAGATCCTGCTACCTGAATAA